The genomic window TATTAGCATAAATTTTTTCTAGAGTATATTTCTAATCCAATACATATTTTAGGCTTCTAATTTGAGTTTTATTACATAAAAATACATTTTTAATTTAAATATGATATGTAAGATTTAAACTAGAGTAAATTATATATAATAAAATTTTATATAAGTGAAAATGATTTATATTATGATTTAAAAAAAGAGTTATAATAGATTTATAATAGATTTATTTTATATCCATAAAATTTATTTATGGATATTATTTTGAGAATATTTCTTCTGCCCACTCGGTTATTGGACCTCTTAAAACTTTTTGTAATTTGATTGCATATGTGTTTACAAGAGTATTTTCATTCTTTGTAGATTTTAAAAGTGTAGTTAGAGCATTAGTATATTTATTTACATAGAAGTTATCTATTTGTTTATTTGATCCAAGAACTACAACTTTACAGCTACTGTCAATTCTTGATAATACCATTTGCATAGTTTTGTTAGACATATTTTGTGCTTCATCAATTATAATAAAAGCATTTGATAAAGTTCTTCCTCTCATTTCCCCTACCCACATTGTTTCAATTCCATAATTACTTATCATCTGCTCAATTCTAGCTGTTACTTCACTGTCATCAAGTTCTGATACTACAAGGTCTGGATTTTTTTTATTTCTTTTTCTTTTATGTTCAGTTCTAATAATATAATCTAAACTATCCATCAAAGGATGATTATATATTTTGAATTTTTCTTCAAGTCCTGGAAGATAACCAACATCCTCACCTTTATCAAGTGATTCAATTGAATTTCTTATGTATATAATCTTTTGAAAGAACTTTTGTCTAACTAGTTTTAAAGCACCACTAAGGGCTAAAAGTGTTTTTCCTGAACCAGCCTTAGCTTCTACAATTAAAACGTTGTATAGGTGGCTTAAAATTGCATCACTGAAGAAAAGTTGTTCTTTATTTAGTGGAGTTATTACTTGATCTCTTATTTCATTTTCATCTAAGAGTTTTATTCTTTTATTTTGAATATTTGCTAATATTACTTGATCTGATGATTTAACTTTAAAGCAATAAGAAAAATTGTAAGGCTTATATTCTTTATCAAAGTTTTCAATTAATTGATTATCAATAAATTCTAAGTCTTCAAAATTAATAGTAATTTCTTTGCTAAATTCAAAGTCAAAAGCATCTTTATCTTTTCCAACTAAGGCATCTGTTTTTATATCAAGTGATATAGCTCTTGTTCTTGCCATAATATCTAAAGATAAAAACTCTACTTGTTTTTTGTAGTAACTGTTAGTAAAAGTTGCAATTTCAAGTATTTTTCTATCATTGATTATATTTGGAGAAACATTTTTTATATTTACTTGATACTCTTCTTTTGAAATTATATCAATAAAGGTATTTTTTTCACTGATTTTTAATCGAATAATTTTATATAAATCTTTTTTGATTGATTCAACGATAATTGCATTTTCAAGGATTCTTGCAAA from Arcobacter venerupis includes these protein-coding regions:
- a CDS encoding PhoH family protein — protein: MNFEKYYILDTNILLEDASNIYKLSQDGKNLIILTETVLDEIDTKKSGFDEINFQAREFARILENAIIVESIKKDLYKIIRLKISEKNTFIDIISKEEYQVNIKNVSPNIINDRKILEIATFTNSYYKKQVEFLSLDIMARTRAISLDIKTDALVGKDKDAFDFEFSKEITINFEDLEFIDNQLIENFDKEYKPYNFSYCFKVKSSDQVILANIQNKRIKLLDENEIRDQVITPLNKEQLFFSDAILSHLYNVLIVEAKAGSGKTLLALSGALKLVRQKFFQKIIYIRNSIESLDKGEDVGYLPGLEEKFKIYNHPLMDSLDYIIRTEHKRKRNKKNPDLVVSELDDSEVTARIEQMISNYGIETMWVGEMRGRTLSNAFIIIDEAQNMSNKTMQMVLSRIDSSCKVVVLGSNKQIDNFYVNKYTNALTTLLKSTKNENTLVNTYAIKLQKVLRGPITEWAEEIFSK